In Pecten maximus unplaced genomic scaffold, xPecMax1.1, whole genome shotgun sequence, a single genomic region encodes these proteins:
- the LOC117321106 gene encoding uncharacterized protein LOC117321106 has protein sequence MWIELDSHLRRVKGEGRKLDLDSLIDLERNIRECTGSLDKLQSSFFEYLKRKNTEESLELLDNQSLRWHSHTLVIDQSIKELGTCMERAEKQKSIEPALSSRQSSAGSSSKNSSVISVIARKKAKAEAQKARLQYAEQEAALKKRQARLELESARASAAAKLEKADLEADLDLLTQKKEVAAAEAEAEALEDSEEFNLTHNHDRIKAIPKFDTQQRTRAYVEETVFHDHSAELPVTADPHLHLPMNPNAPVFTTATNTDTGIAMDLTRFLLKKDLLLSRLTNFDDRPESYQTWKSSFKSIMADLNVTPRDEMDLLEKWCGPESKRHVVSLKASNFGFPERGLLRVWERLDERFGAPEMIEASLRQRLASFPKLTPRDTKKLFDLSDLASEIESLKEDSQYKSLLGYFDSSTGVSPIVSKLPHNLQERWTNAAIKFTKTHHVAFPPFSFFSEFLRDLSKVKNNPSFTYDQPNGSKNDKTVQRNPQERKNISVRKTNADSIQNSDRNRKTCFLHNVSSHTLNKCRAFLTMSMEERKKLLRDKKVCFRCCESTSHISRNCDVKQPCSECNSARHCTALHLEHQSNSGSLEYGEEPASLVSKSPVQVNCTQICGNKFKGKSCAKIVLVDAFHQDRPTDRIRLYAMIDDQSNMSLAKSQLFDQLGIKGKQHNYVLSSVSGVSKTTGRDSTKVIVEPVDRSISLDIPILLECDRVPEIRDEIPTPEVAENYAHLRDVAKCIPPIDNTAHILMLIGRDVIRAHHVLDQRIGPSNTPYAQKLPLGWVIIGETCLGRTRIPELVNVCKTNFLADGRPSLFKPCPNEFECIYDANRSLKELDVLGKHVFHRTKEDEKVSMSQEDRRFLGIMKEELVKGNDGKWIAPLPFRDPRPRLTNNRTQAVKRARTLDTSLRKNPVKRQHFVDFMEKIFSSGHAELAPALKDSEECWYLPIFGVYHPRKPEQLRAVFDSSARHNGVSLNDVLMSGPDLANSLLGVLMRFRRESVAIVGDIEQMFYCFQVREDHRNYLRFLWYKDNNPENELVEYRMCVHVFGNSPSPAIATLGLRKSAEGNDDDVSDFVTNDFYVDDGLTSLPTVDEAVDLMKRTQHALHQGGKLRLHKIASNSDEVMNSFPADDLAKGVKDLDLGCEPLPVQCSLGVSWSLETDSFLYQVSTEAKPYTRRGILSTVNGIFDPLGFLAPVVIDGKHFLRSLIHGTKDWDEPLPAEHRIQWELWRDSLEHLQHVRIPRTYAQFSFKLSIDSTVHVFSDASEKAIAAVSYLHTKDGNGKQDIGFILGKAKVAPLHGHTIPRLELCAAVLAVDIAETVSDHLHIPLEKFRFHTDSKVVLGYIYNKTRRFYTYVANRVERIIHVTDADQWSYVQTDRNPADEGTRSVPAQAIQDSMWLNGPTRLTTINDMTSEHVFDLHEPEDDKEVRPQVQSLKTDVKQSPLGSHRFARFSTWRTLIRAIMTLTHVAQSIVSKSECRGWHICSKDRSVAAYHKAEQFVVKEVQKEAYPEELNSLERDQLLPNGSSILSLNAFLDQDGILRVGGRLNQSHVQQNEMNPIIIPGKHHVALLLVRLFHEQVKHQGRNFTEGAVRTAGYWITGCKRLVSTVLHACVKCRKLRGKLEHQLMADIPSDRLQPGPPFTNVGVDTFGPWQIVSRRTRGGSAQAKRWAIMFTCLTTRAIHIEVVEELSSSSFINAFRRFTAVRGHVKQIRSDRGTNFIGAVDDLQINAFKVEEEAVKTFLYDRGTTWLFNPPHASHMGGAWERMIGVSRRVLESMLTTVMDTNLTHEVLVTFLAEVCAIVNARPLVPVSSDPEDPFPISPATLLTQKPDSIIEPFVPLDNSSLHKAQWKRVKVLADTFWKRWRAQYLHTLQPRRKWNDKRKNIAIGDIVLLRDKEVSRNNWPLGYVARVFPSNDGLVRTAEVKITSGQGKPVLYVRPINELILLLGDNKG, from the coding sequence ATGTGGATAGAATTAGATTCCCATCTTCGACGTGTAAAAGGTGAAGGTAGGAAATTAGATCTCGATTCCCTGATCGACCTTGAGAGAAACATACGGGAATGTACTGGTAGCCTTGATAAACTCCAATCCAGTTTCTTCGAGTATCTGAAACGCAAAAACACAGAAGAGAGCCTTGAACTTCTTGATAACCAGAGTTTGAGATGGCACAGTCATACGTTAGTCATAGATCAATCTATTAAGGAATTAGGCACGTGTATGGAGCGGGCAGAGAAGCAAAAGTCAATTGAGCCTGCATTATCTTCGAGACAATCCAGTGCTGGGTCTAGTTCGAAAAATTCAAGTGTGATTTCTGTCATCGCTAGAAAAAAGGCAAAGGCTGAGGCACAGAAGGCACGCCTGCAATATGCTGAACAAGAGGCGGCCCTAAAGAAGAGACAGGCAAGGCTTGAACTGGAAAGTGCTCGAGCTAGCGCAGCAGCCAAACTGGAGAAAGCCGACCTAGAAGCCGATCTTGACCTACTTACACAAAAGAAGGAGGTCGCTGCTGCGGAAGCGGAAGCGGAAGCCCTTGAGGACTCGGAGGAGTTTAACCTAACTCATAACCACGATAGGATAAAGGCTATTCCGAAATTTGACACGCAGCAACGAACAAGAGCCTATGTCGAAGAAACAGTATTTCATGATCATAGTGCTGAACTCCCGGTGACAGCAGACCCACACTTGCATTTACCTATGAATCCAAATGCACCTGTTTTTACTACGGCAACCAATACGGACACAGGTATAGCTATGGACCTCACCCGTTTTCTGTTGAAGAAGGATCTTCTTCTCTCAAGGTTAACAAATTTTGATGACAGACCAGAGTCATACCAAACCTGGAAATCAAGCTTTAAGTCAATCATGGCAGATCTTAACGTCACCCCAAGAGATGAGATGGATTTGCTTGAGAAATGGTGTGGACCCGAATCTAAACGACATGTCGTAAGTCTCAAAGCTTCAAACTTCGGATTCCCAGAAAGAGGACTTTTGAGAGTATGGGAGCGTCTTGACGAACGGTTTGGGGCACCAGAGATGATAGAAGCTTCACTTAGACAGAGGTTAGCGAGCTTTCCTAAGCTTACACCAAGAGACACCAAGAAACTGTTTGATCTATCAGATTTAGCATCCGAAATTGAATCACTCAAGGAGGATAGCCAATATAAGTCTCTTTTAGGATACTTCGACTCATCGACAGGAGTCTCGCCAATTGTGTCCAAACTTCCACATAACCTACAAGAGAGATGGACCAATGCTGcaataaagtttacaaaaacACACCATGTCGCATTTCCTCCATTCAGTTTCTTCTCTGAATTTTTGAGAGATCTAAGTAAAGTGAAAAACAATCCCAGTTTCACATATGACCAACCTAATGGAAGCAAGAATGATAAGACTGTACAAAGGAATCCTCAAGAGAGAAAGAACATCTCAGTCAGGAAAACCAACGCTGATAGCATACAAAACAGTGACAGAAACAGAAAGACTTGTTTTCTACACAACGTTAGTTCCCACACTCTCAACAAATGTAGGGCCTTCCTCACCATGTCGATGGAGGAGAGGAAGAAGTTGTTGCGGGATAAGAAGGTCTGCTTCCGGTGCTGTGAATCGACGTCACACATCAGTCGCAACTGTGATGTGAAACAACCTTGTAGCGAATGTAATAGTGCAAGGCACTGCACAGCACTCCATCTTGAGCATCAGTCAAATTCAGGCTCCTTAGAGTACGGCGAGGAGCCTGCATCACTGGTATCTAAATCTCCTGTCCAAGTTAACTGCACGCAGATCTGTGGCAATAAGTTCAAAGGGAAATCATGTGCCAAAATTGTTCTTGTTGACGCGTTCCATCAAGACCGACCCACAGACCGCATAAGACTTTATGCCATGATTGACGACCAGAGCAACATGTCACTGGCCAAATCACAATTATTTGACCAACTTGGCATTAAAGGAAAACAACACAACTACGTGTTATCTTCGGTGTCCGGGGTTTCGAAGACCACAGGCAGAGACTCGACTAAGGTTATCGTTGAACCTGTAGACAGGTCTATAAGTCTTGACATTCCCATCCTGTTAGAATGTGACCGCGTCCCTGAAATTCGCGATGAAATACCTACTCCTGAGGTAGCCGAAAACTACGCCCATCTCAGAGACGTTGCCAAGTGTATTCCTCCTATTGACAACACTGCTCACATTTTGATGCTTATTGGAAGGGACGTAATTAGAGCTCATCATGTTTTGGACCAGAGAATAGGACCATCAAACACGCCATATGCCCAGAAACTCCCTCTCGGTTGGGTCATAATCGGAGAGACTTGCTTAGGAAGGACTCGCATTCCAGAACtagtaaatgtttgtaaaaccAATTTCCTAGCAGATGGCCGACCATCACTCTTCAAACCCTGTCCGAACGAATTTGAGTGCATCTACGATGCGAACAGGTCCTTAAAGGAGCTTGATGTATTaggaaaacatgtgttccatcGTACAAAGGAGGATGAGAAAGTCAGCATGTCACAGGAAGACCGAAGGTTTCTCGGCATCATGAAAGAAGAGCTTGTGAAAGGTAATGATGGTAAATGGATAGCTCCACTGCCATTCCGCGATCCACGACCAAGATTGACTAACAACCGAACACAAGCTGTTAAACGAGCAAGAACCCTGGATACCAGTCTGCGAAAGAACCCCGTGAAGCGACAGCACTTCGTAGACTTCATGGAAAAGATATTCAGTAGTGGCCACGCCGAGTTAGCGCCGGCGCTTAAGGACAGCGAAGAATGTTGGTATTTACCAATTTTCGGTGTATACCACCCGCGGAAACCGGAGCAACTTAGAGCAGTGTTTGACTCCTCGGCAAGGCACAATGGAGTTTCATTGAACGATGTCCTCATGTCTGGTCCAGACCTTGCAAATAGCTTGCTTGGAGTGCTGATGCGGTTCCGAAGGGAGTCGGTGGCTATAGTAGGAGACATTGAGCAAATGTTTTATTGCTTTCAAGTAAGGGAAGACCACAGGAACTACTTAAGGTTCTTATGGTACAAGGACAACAATCCGGAAAATGAGTTGGTGGAATATCGCATGTGCGTCCACGTCTTCGGAAACAGTCCTTCTCCTGCCATTGCCACCTTAGGACTTCGAAAGTCAGCCGAAGGAAATGATGATGACGTTTCCGACTTTGTCACTAATGACTTCTACGTGGATGACGGGCTTACCTCATTACCAACTGTCGACGAAGCTGTTGACCTTATGAAAAGAACACAGCATGCACTTCACCAAGGAGGGAAACTACGCTTACACAAAATTGCCTCTAATAGTGATGAAGTTATGAACTCTTTTCCTGCAGACGACCTTGCAAAAGGTGTTAAGGATCTCGATTTAGGATGTGAACCACTGCCTGTTCAGTGTAGCTTGGGAGTCAGTTGGAGTTTGGAAACCGACTCGTTTCTTTATCAAGTCTCAACAGAAGCTAAACCATACACGCGCAGGGGCATACTGTCAACTGTCAACGGGATCTTCGACCCGTTAGGATTTTTGGCTCCAGTAGTAATCGATGGGAAACACTTTTTGAGATCTCTTATTCATGGAACCAAAGATTGGGATGAACCTCTCCCCGCAGAACATCGCATACAATGGGAACTCTGGAGAGACTCTCTTGAACACCTACAACATGTTCGTATACCTCGGACCTACGCACAGTTTTCATTCAAACTATCTATTGACAGTACCGTCCATGTCTTCTCTGATGCCTCCGAGAAAGCTATCGCTGCAGTAAGTTATCTACATACAAAGGATGGAAACGGAAAACAAGATATTGGATTCATTCTTGGCAAGGCTAAGGTAGCCCCCCTCCATGGCCATACAATACCGAGACTGGAATTGTGTGCTGCAGTATTGGCCGTGGACATAGCAGAGACAGTATCTGACCACTTACATATCCCTCTTGAGAAATTTCGATTCCACACCGATAGCAAAGTTGTACTTGGttacatatacaacaaaacaaggaggttttatacatatgtagccAATAGGGTAGAACGCATTATACACGTGACGGACGCAGATCAATGGTCGTATGTGCAAACAGATAGAAATCCAGCAGATGAAGGGACAAGATCAGTACCCGCCCAGGCTATTCAAGACAGCATGTGGCTCAATGGACCTACTCGTCTTACTACGATTAATGATATGACATCAGAGCATGTGTTTGATCTGCATGAACCAGAAGATGACAAAGAGGTAAGGCCCCAGGTTCAAAGTCTAAAGACAGACGTCAAACAGTCACCACTTGGTTCTCATCGCTTCGCAAGATTTTCTACTTGGAGGACCCTTATCAGGGCTATTATGACACTGACGCATGTGGCACAGTCCATTGTCAGCAAGTCCGAGTGTAGGGGTTGGCATATTTGCAGTAAGGACAGAAGTGTTGCTGCTTACCACAAGGCCGAACAATTCGTGGTGAAGGAGGTGCAAAAAGAGGCATATCCGGAAGAACTAAACAGTCTCGAACGCGATCAACTTCTTCCAAACGGAAGTTCGATTCTGTCACTGAACGCATTTTTGGATCAGGATGGAATTCTACGAGTAGGCGGACGCCTAAATCAAAGCCATGTTCAACAGAATGAAATGAATCCAATCATCATCCCTGGGAAGCATCATGTCGCATTACTTCTCGTGAGACTATTTCATGAACAGGTTAAACACCAAGGGCGAAATTTCACAGAAGGAGCCGTGAGGACAGCAGGATATTGGATAACGGGCTGTAAGCGCTTGGTATCAACGGTCTTGCATGCGTGCGTGAAATGTCGTAAACTTCGAGGGAAATTGGAGCACCAATTGATGGCAGACATACCTTCCGACCGACTTCAACCTGGCCCACCATTCACCAACGTCGGTGTGGACACTTTCGGTCCATGGCAGATTGTTAGCAGGCGTACTCGTGGTGGTTCAGCCCAAGCAAAACGCTGGGCAATTATGTTCACATGCCTCACCACCAGGGCTATCCACATAGAGGTGGTAGAAGAATTGAGTTCGTCGTCTTTTATTAATGCCTTCAGAAGGTTTACCGCTGTGAGGGGCCATGTAAAACAGATCCGATCAGATCGTGGCACTAATTTCATTGGCGCGGTGGATGATCTGCAGATTAACGCCTTTAAGGTTGAGGAAGAAGCAGTGAAGACATTCCTATACGACCGCGGAACTACCTGGCTTTTCAACCCACCGCACGCATCACATATGGGCGGGGCTTGGGAAAGGATGATAGGTGTCTCACGTCGCGTTCTTGAGTCAATGCTGACAACAGTGATGGACACTAATTTGACTCACGAAGTACTCGTTACCTTCCTAGCTGAGGTTTGCGCGATCGTTAACGCCAGGCCACTAGTACCCGTGTCTTCAGATCCGGAGGATCCATTTCCAATCAGTCCGGCTACACTTCTGACACAGAAACCAGACTCCATCATCGAACCATTTGTGCCTCTTGATAATTCTAGTTTGCACAAGGCGCAGTGGAAAAGAGTGAAGGTTCTAGCCGACACATTTTGGAAGCGCTGGAGAGCCCAATACCTCCATACTCTACAACCTCGACGGAAATGGAATGACAAGCGCAAG